A single Arcobacter sp. FWKO B DNA region contains:
- the accD gene encoding acetyl-CoA carboxylase, carboxyltransferase subunit beta, whose product MDLKSLFNKLKFEKQTEAPKKEETPSHWIKCPSCEGLMFFKEVESQGNICPKCNFHMRIGAKKRIELLSDEGTFVELDSDLVPTDPLNFVDKKSYKKRLEEAYQKSGRTSSIVSGECKINGIPTQLVVFDFSFMGGSLGSVEGEKIVRAVNRALDKREPVIIVSASGGARMQESTFSLMQMAKTSAALKKLDSANLPYISILTDPTFGGVSASFAFLGDIIMAEPGALIGFAGARVIKQTIGANLPEGFQSSEFLLKHGSIDMIVQRNDMKKTISDLLKIMLESKAS is encoded by the coding sequence ATGGATTTAAAAAGTTTATTCAATAAGTTAAAATTCGAAAAGCAAACAGAAGCACCTAAAAAAGAAGAGACTCCTAGCCACTGGATAAAATGCCCAAGCTGTGAGGGACTTATGTTCTTTAAAGAGGTAGAAAGTCAAGGCAATATTTGTCCAAAATGTAATTTTCATATGAGAATAGGTGCAAAAAAAAGAATTGAACTACTTAGTGATGAGGGTACATTTGTAGAGTTAGATTCTGACTTAGTCCCAACTGATCCACTTAATTTCGTAGATAAAAAAAGTTACAAAAAAAGACTTGAAGAAGCATACCAAAAAAGTGGAAGAACAAGCTCCATAGTAAGTGGTGAATGTAAAATTAACGGTATTCCAACACAACTAGTTGTATTTGACTTTTCATTTATGGGTGGAAGTCTTGGATCTGTTGAAGGTGAAAAAATTGTTCGTGCAGTAAATCGTGCATTGGATAAAAGAGAACCAGTTATAATAGTGAGTGCTAGTGGTGGTGCTAGAATGCAAGAAAGTACATTTTCATTAATGCAAATGGCAAAAACTTCTGCAGCACTTAAAAAACTAGATTCTGCAAATTTACCTTATATTTCTATACTAACTGATCCAACTTTTGGAGGAGTAAGTGCTTCTTTTGCATTTTTGGGTGATATTATTATGGCTGAACCTGGTGCATTGATAGGTTTTGCTGGAGCTAGAGTTATAAAACAAACAATAGGTGCAAATCTTCCTGAAGGTTTCCAAAGTTCTGAGTTTTTATTAAAACATGGCTCAATTGATATGATAGTACAAAGAAATGATATGAAAAAAACCATTTCAGATTTATTAAAAATTATGCTTGAATCTAAGGCTTCATGA
- the metK gene encoding methionine adenosyltransferase yields MENNAVNSYLFTSEVVSPGHPDKCADIIADSIVDALLMQDSKSRIASEVFVAGKHVIIGGEVTTKANVSVEDYKNIAINALKKIGYNGNEYFTKEECLHPEDVQVQVLLNRQSPDINQGVDQEGGETGAGDQGIMFGYADCETPDFMPSAITYARMLADKVYEYALSHPNELGVDIKTQVTMDYITKENFDNANPQKIHTIVVSAPCVASMDIVTVRNLIKGLIDTTGLPKELYNPNECIIHINPTGKYVSHSSLHDSGLTGRKLIVDSFGGYAPIGGGAQSSKDYTKVDRSGLYAARYIAKNIVAAGLAKKAVVQISYAIGVAKPVSITVNTNHTAIDGISDEKLSQFVMDNFPLTPNWITKKFDLDAPSSDTFLYADVAAHGQVGRSSYPWEKLDSVDIFKKLL; encoded by the coding sequence ATGGAAAACAACGCCGTGAACTCTTATTTATTTACAAGTGAAGTAGTAAGTCCAGGTCACCCTGATAAATGTGCAGATATTATAGCTGATAGCATAGTAGATGCATTGTTAATGCAAGATAGCAAAAGTAGAATTGCTAGTGAGGTTTTTGTTGCTGGAAAGCATGTTATAATAGGTGGAGAAGTTACTACAAAAGCAAATGTAAGTGTAGAAGATTATAAAAATATCGCAATTAACGCTCTTAAAAAAATAGGTTATAATGGAAATGAATATTTCACAAAAGAAGAGTGTTTACACCCTGAAGATGTACAAGTTCAAGTTTTATTAAATAGACAAAGCCCTGATATAAACCAAGGTGTTGATCAAGAAGGCGGAGAAACTGGTGCAGGAGATCAAGGTATCATGTTTGGTTATGCAGACTGTGAAACACCTGATTTTATGCCTAGTGCAATCACTTACGCAAGAATGTTAGCTGATAAAGTTTATGAATATGCACTATCACATCCAAATGAACTAGGTGTTGATATCAAAACGCAAGTTACTATGGATTATATTACAAAAGAAAACTTTGACAATGCAAATCCACAGAAAATACATACAATAGTTGTATCAGCTCCTTGTGTTGCAAGTATGGATATTGTTACTGTTAGAAACCTTATAAAAGGTCTTATTGATACAACTGGTTTACCAAAAGAACTATATAATCCAAATGAGTGTATTATACATATAAACCCAACAGGAAAATATGTAAGTCACTCTAGTTTACACGATAGTGGACTAACGGGAAGAAAACTAATCGTTGATAGTTTTGGTGGATATGCACCTATTGGTGGTGGAGCACAAAGTAGTAAAGATTATACTAAAGTAGATAGAAGTGGACTTTATGCAGCTAGATATATAGCAAAAAATATAGTAGCAGCTGGTCTTGCAAAAAAAGCAGTAGTACAAATATCTTATGCTATTGGTGTTGCAAAGCCAGTATCTATAACGGTAAATACAAACCATACCGCAATTGATGGAATAAGTGATGAAAAATTATCACAGTTTGTAATGGATAATTTCCCACTTACACCAAATTGGATAACAAAAAAATTCGATTTAGATGCACCATCAAGTGATACATTTTTATATGCAGATGTGGCAGCACATGGACAAGTTGGAAGAAGCAGTTATCCTTGGGAAAAACTAGATAGCGTTGATATATTTAAAAAATTACTTTAG
- the glmS gene encoding glutamine--fructose-6-phosphate transaminase (isomerizing) produces the protein MCGIVGYIGKNDTKKFLIDGLKELEYRGYDSAGIALLGDDGIETYKAVGKLINLEEKITQNCTNCFETPVGIGHTRWATHGKPTEINAHPHLGAYSFVVHNGIIENYKELKDELISQGIEFLSQTDTEVIVHLFEKFHKITNNTKEAFCKTIEALHGAYAILLITKADKDKIFFAKSGSPMIIGKSQNEIFFASSDAPLIGYASEVIYLEDGEFGEADQNGISFYSNNTTKWNKLQTSKQLAQKNGFRFFMEKEIYEQSEVASDCMLGRIKDNGISFDEISLDFFDDIRDIKICACGTSYHAGLTGSYLLQRLGNIRCEVEIASEFRYKEPILDKNTLFVVISQSGETADTLEALKMAKNSGLKTLAICNVDNSSITRVADVTLLTRAGIEKGVASTKAFTTQTLVLWMLSLYIGKIKNSINNNLLQNELRTLREVPRVLKIDSSIHEKCKRLSKRYLHGHGFFFIGRDVFYPLALEGALKLKEISYLHAEGYPAGEMKHGPIALADPELFTIALMPQNLLYDKIKSNVEELSARDSTICAISPLNFELADDFIKTNLCDHYMLEFFEMLVALQLLSQEISIRLGNDVDMPRNLAKSVTVE, from the coding sequence ATGTGCGGAATAGTTGGATATATTGGGAAAAATGATACAAAAAAATTTTTAATAGATGGATTAAAAGAGCTTGAATATAGAGGATATGATAGTGCTGGAATAGCATTACTTGGAGATGATGGTATTGAAACTTATAAAGCTGTAGGAAAACTTATCAATCTTGAAGAAAAAATTACACAAAATTGTACTAACTGTTTTGAAACTCCTGTTGGTATTGGTCATACAAGATGGGCAACACATGGAAAACCAACTGAAATAAATGCTCATCCCCACTTAGGAGCTTACTCTTTTGTTGTTCATAATGGAATTATAGAAAATTATAAAGAATTAAAAGATGAGCTAATTTCACAAGGTATTGAATTTTTAAGTCAAACAGATACTGAAGTTATTGTACATCTTTTTGAAAAATTTCATAAAATTACCAATAATACAAAAGAAGCTTTTTGTAAAACTATAGAAGCTCTACATGGAGCATATGCAATTTTACTTATTACAAAAGCTGATAAAGATAAAATATTTTTTGCAAAATCTGGTTCACCTATGATTATAGGTAAATCTCAAAATGAAATATTTTTTGCAAGTAGTGATGCACCTTTAATCGGGTATGCTAGTGAAGTGATTTATCTTGAAGATGGAGAATTTGGTGAAGCAGATCAAAATGGTATATCGTTTTACTCGAACAATACAACTAAATGGAATAAACTACAAACTTCAAAACAACTTGCTCAAAAAAATGGTTTTAGATTTTTTATGGAAAAAGAGATATACGAACAAAGTGAAGTTGCAAGTGATTGTATGTTGGGGCGTATAAAAGACAATGGAATAAGTTTTGATGAAATTAGCCTAGATTTTTTTGATGATATCAGGGATATCAAAATTTGTGCATGTGGAACGAGCTATCATGCAGGATTAACTGGAAGCTATCTTCTTCAAAGACTTGGAAATATTAGATGTGAGGTTGAAATAGCAAGTGAATTTAGGTATAAAGAGCCTATATTAGATAAAAACACTTTGTTTGTTGTAATTTCACAAAGTGGTGAAACAGCAGATACATTAGAAGCACTTAAAATGGCTAAAAATAGTGGACTTAAAACATTAGCAATTTGTAATGTTGATAATAGTTCAATTACAAGAGTTGCGGATGTTACACTTCTAACTCGTGCGGGGATTGAAAAAGGGGTAGCTAGTACAAAAGCATTTACAACACAAACTCTAGTACTTTGGATGCTATCACTTTACATAGGTAAAATTAAAAACTCTATTAACAATAATTTATTACAAAATGAATTACGAACTTTAAGAGAAGTACCAAGGGTTCTAAAAATTGATTCGTCTATACATGAAAAGTGTAAACGACTTTCAAAAAGATACCTTCATGGTCATGGATTTTTCTTTATAGGTAGAGATGTGTTTTATCCTCTTGCACTAGAGGGTGCTTTGAAACTAAAAGAGATAAGTTATCTTCATGCAGAAGGGTATCCAGCAGGTGAGATGAAACATGGACCCATAGCTCTAGCCGACCCTGAGCTTTTTACTATTGCACTTATGCCTCAAAACCTACTTTATGATAAAATCAAATCAAATGTAGAAGAACTAAGTGCAAGAGATAGTACAATCTGTGCAATAAGCCCGCTAAATTTTGAACTTGCTGATGATTTTATCAAAACTAATTTGTGTGATCATTATATGCTTGAGTTTTTTGAAATGCTTGTAGCACTTCAACTTTTATCACAAGAAATTTCAATAAGACTTGGCAATGATGTGGATATGCCAAGAAATTTAGCCAAATCAGTTACAGTTGAATGA
- a CDS encoding EAL domain-containing protein — translation MERQIHLASFKPSPDKFGVPKETQYFISSKKVTMKLKHIISTNVKLASKDDLVSSLLSIMQDTKISSIIIVDLHNHPIGIFTEFDAMKVVASSVDIINLTVKDVISSKQLFTLDEDTEIHKAFEIMQDKHLRHIIAVDHDRKIKGIATQSDFLRYLDTDILIKLKTSSDVMTKNVITITDSYTLSDAASIMLHHKISSLIVTDENNYPVGIITERDMVSYANKKTSSYTLNDVMSKPLQTIKEDEPLTLCVSLMEDLKIRRIAVVNEAGRLVGIVTRHDILKSIQSKKIEILSQSLKQKNYELEIIKKQDEELKLLDIALKSSANAVIITDIDTTIKWCNHAFEELTGYTSREIIGKRPKQLIGSGLQTKEFYEILWNTILSKKSFKGEIINKKKNGSLYNEKLTITPIIDENHEISHFVAIKEDITSIKNMQKSLIESEARFKNLFDHAPLPYQSLDEKGNIIEVNNAWLEFSGYKYHEVIGTFIGRYLTPNHLNIMKCNINELLNKGEVKHKTFEFITKNGDIKIIELNGKTSKDPITQKIYTHCLISDITEKKAMQDKMHYIAHHDILTSLPNKVFLQEQINQAIIRANRNNTKIALLIIGLDRFQDINDSFGHIIGDELLILVANYLQTTEATSNFIARLSGDEFGVLIEDIKHQEDCAIIANKLISQLNTTYVLSNNASVYLSATVGISIYPNNALNAQALLQHSDAALYLAKREERGSFRFYNNDLTKKARKSLELSSSLQKSILNDEFIVLYQPQVDVKSGKIIGAESLVRWQYNSTLINPDEFISLAEERGLISGISQFVIKQSCTDLKQFLKVASSDFKLSVNISSLELSDIGYKNNLSTLIKKYGIKPENIGIEVTETIFIKDIKEAIISLKNIKDEGFLISLDDFGTGYSSLSYLKKLPLDILKIDKSFIDGLPYENDDIQIVKTIISMAKTLGLKVLAEGVETKEQLDFLEKEGCDYYQGYYFSKPVNIQDFIKLL, via the coding sequence ATGGAACGCCAGATTCATCTGGCTTCTTTTAAACCAAGCCCAGATAAATTTGGGGTTCCCAAAGAAACTCAGTACTTCATCAGCTCTAAAAAGGTAACCATGAAACTTAAACATATCATATCTACAAATGTCAAACTAGCTTCAAAGGATGACTTAGTATCATCTTTACTATCAATAATGCAAGATACAAAAATAAGCTCTATTATAATTGTTGATTTGCATAACCATCCAATTGGGATTTTTACAGAATTTGATGCTATGAAAGTTGTTGCTTCAAGTGTAGATATAATCAATTTAACTGTAAAGGATGTAATTAGTTCTAAACAACTTTTTACATTGGATGAAGATACAGAAATACATAAAGCATTTGAGATAATGCAAGATAAACACTTAAGACATATTATAGCTGTAGATCATGATAGAAAAATTAAAGGGATTGCCACTCAAAGTGATTTTTTACGGTATTTAGATACCGATATACTTATAAAATTAAAAACATCTTCAGATGTTATGACAAAAAATGTTATAACTATAACTGATAGTTATACTCTAAGTGATGCAGCATCAATTATGCTCCACCATAAAATAAGCTCTTTGATAGTAACAGATGAAAATAATTACCCTGTTGGAATAATTACAGAAAGAGATATGGTCTCATATGCTAATAAAAAAACTAGCTCTTATACATTAAATGATGTTATGTCAAAACCTCTTCAAACTATAAAAGAAGATGAACCATTAACTCTTTGTGTCTCATTAATGGAAGATTTGAAAATCAGACGAATAGCGGTAGTTAATGAAGCAGGACGATTAGTAGGTATTGTTACTAGACATGACATATTAAAATCTATTCAAAGCAAAAAAATAGAAATTTTGTCTCAATCTTTAAAACAAAAAAATTATGAACTTGAAATTATAAAAAAACAAGATGAAGAGTTGAAACTTCTTGATATTGCACTAAAATCCTCTGCAAACGCAGTAATTATTACAGATATTGATACTACAATTAAATGGTGTAATCATGCATTTGAGGAACTTACAGGATATACTTCAAGAGAAATTATAGGGAAAAGACCTAAACAACTTATTGGCTCAGGTTTACAAACTAAAGAATTTTATGAAATACTTTGGAATACTATACTTTCAAAAAAAAGTTTCAAAGGTGAAATAATAAATAAAAAGAAAAATGGCTCTTTATATAATGAAAAACTCACCATTACCCCTATCATAGATGAAAACCATGAAATAAGCCACTTTGTAGCTATTAAAGAAGATATAACATCAATTAAAAATATGCAAAAGTCACTAATTGAAAGTGAAGCAAGATTTAAAAATCTATTTGATCATGCCCCTCTTCCATATCAAAGTCTTGATGAAAAAGGAAATATTATAGAGGTAAATAATGCATGGCTTGAATTTAGTGGTTATAAGTATCATGAAGTAATAGGTACATTTATAGGTAGATATCTAACACCTAATCATCTAAATATTATGAAATGTAATATAAATGAATTATTAAACAAAGGTGAAGTCAAACATAAAACATTTGAATTTATTACTAAAAATGGTGATATTAAAATAATTGAATTAAATGGTAAGACTTCCAAAGATCCTATTACACAAAAAATATATACTCACTGTTTAATATCTGATATTACCGAAAAAAAAGCTATGCAAGATAAAATGCACTATATAGCTCATCACGATATTTTAACATCATTACCTAATAAAGTATTTTTACAAGAACAAATAAATCAAGCTATAATCAGAGCAAACAGAAACAATACAAAAATTGCATTGTTAATTATAGGATTAGATAGATTTCAAGATATCAATGATAGTTTTGGGCATATCATAGGAGATGAGTTACTTATATTAGTTGCAAATTATTTGCAAACAACAGAAGCAACATCAAATTTTATTGCAAGATTAAGTGGTGATGAATTTGGTGTGTTAATAGAAGATATAAAACATCAAGAAGACTGTGCTATTATTGCAAACAAACTAATATCACAACTAAATACAACTTATGTTCTAAGTAATAATGCATCCGTATATCTAAGTGCAACAGTGGGGATATCAATATACCCTAATAATGCACTCAATGCTCAAGCACTTCTACAACACTCTGATGCTGCCTTATATCTTGCAAAAAGAGAAGAAAGAGGGAGTTTTAGATTTTATAACAATGATTTAACAAAAAAGGCTAGAAAAAGCTTGGAATTGTCTTCAAGTTTACAAAAATCTATACTAAATGATGAATTTATTGTACTTTATCAGCCCCAAGTTGATGTAAAAAGTGGAAAGATTATTGGTGCAGAAAGTTTAGTAAGATGGCAATATAATTCTACACTAATAAACCCTGATGAATTTATCTCACTAGCTGAAGAAAGAGGACTAATTAGTGGTATTAGTCAGTTTGTTATTAAACAAAGTTGTACTGATTTAAAACAGTTTTTAAAAGTTGCAAGCAGTGATTTTAAATTATCAGTTAATATTTCAAGCTTAGAACTCTCTGATATAGGGTATAAAAACAACTTATCAACACTTATCAAAAAATATGGCATCAAACCAGAAAATATTGGAATTGAAGTAACTGAAACTATTTTTATCAAAGATATTAAAGAAGCAATAATAAGTTTAAAAAATATTAAAGATGAAGGTTTTTTAATATCTTTAGATGATTTTGGGACAGGATACTCATCTCTTTCATATCTTAAAAAGCTTCCTCTTGATATACTTAAGATTGATAAAAGTTTTATAGATGGACTACCATATGAAAACGATGATATACAAATAGTTAAAACTATTATATCTATGGCAAAAACCTTAGGACTGAAAGTTTTGGCTGAAGGTGTTGAGACAAAAGAGCAACTTGATTTTTTAGAAAAAGAGGGTTGTGACTATTATCAGGGGTATTACTTTAGTAAACCTGTAAATATACAAGATTTCATTAAATTATTATAA
- the purH gene encoding bifunctional phosphoribosylaminoimidazolecarboxamide formyltransferase/IMP cyclohydrolase, producing MKKRALISVSDKSGVVNFAKELVGLGFEIISTGGTYKTLKDNNIAVIEANEVTKFPECFEGRVKTLNPYIHGGILHRRDKQSHLDQAKELGIEGIDLVCVNLYPFKATIEKTDDFEEIIENIDIGGPAMVRSAAKNFDSVIIITDVADYDLVLQNLKNGTNSVEFRRDLMIKAYEHTAAYDSMIANYMNKRFKNGFGDKTFIVGNKVFDTRYGENPHQKGALYEFDAHFSNKFKVVKGEPSFNNMGDISGAAKIASAFGDDNAIAIVKHGNPCGFAIKDTLLESYTEALKCDPISAFGGVVAVNGIVELDLAKKMNEIFLEVVFAADFTAEAVEELSRKQRIKLFSQGTKKLEMANDDINFKIVDGGFVLQDADKVGDDEVKNAKQVSKLSASSQEMKDLEIAYKVASLTKSNCVVYVKNSAMVAVGMGMTSRVDAAKAALRKAADMGLDVSGACLASEAFFPFRDSIDEAQKAGVKCVIEPGGSVRDDEVIQAADEYGMSLYFTGVRHFLH from the coding sequence TTGAAAAAAAGAGCATTAATAAGTGTAAGTGATAAAAGTGGTGTTGTAAATTTTGCTAAAGAGCTTGTAGGGCTTGGTTTTGAGATAATCTCAACAGGTGGAACATACAAAACTCTAAAAGATAACAATATAGCAGTAATTGAAGCAAATGAGGTGACTAAATTTCCAGAGTGTTTTGAAGGTAGAGTAAAAACTCTAAACCCTTATATTCACGGTGGGATACTACATAGAAGAGACAAACAATCACACTTAGACCAAGCCAAAGAACTTGGAATTGAGGGGATTGATTTGGTGTGTGTAAATCTTTATCCTTTTAAAGCAACTATAGAAAAAACTGATGATTTCGAAGAGATAATAGAAAATATAGATATCGGTGGACCAGCCATGGTTAGAAGTGCTGCAAAAAACTTTGATAGCGTTATTATTATCACTGATGTGGCTGATTATGATTTGGTTTTACAAAATCTAAAAAACGGTACAAATAGTGTAGAATTTAGAAGAGATTTAATGATAAAAGCTTATGAGCATACTGCTGCGTATGATTCTATGATAGCAAACTATATGAACAAAAGATTTAAAAATGGTTTTGGTGACAAAACATTTATAGTAGGAAATAAAGTATTTGATACAAGATACGGTGAAAATCCTCATCAAAAAGGTGCATTGTACGAATTTGATGCACACTTTTCAAATAAATTCAAAGTAGTCAAAGGTGAGCCAAGCTTCAATAATATGGGTGATATTAGTGGAGCTGCAAAAATAGCAAGTGCTTTTGGTGATGATAATGCAATCGCAATAGTAAAACATGGAAATCCATGTGGTTTTGCTATAAAAGATACACTACTAGAAAGCTATACAGAAGCTCTTAAATGTGACCCTATAAGTGCATTTGGTGGTGTTGTAGCGGTAAATGGTATAGTTGAACTTGACCTTGCAAAAAAAATGAATGAAATTTTCTTAGAGGTTGTATTTGCAGCTGACTTCACAGCTGAAGCAGTAGAAGAACTTAGTAGAAAACAAAGAATCAAACTATTTAGCCAAGGTACAAAAAAGCTTGAAATGGCAAATGATGATATAAACTTCAAAATAGTTGATGGTGGATTTGTACTTCAAGATGCTGACAAAGTGGGTGATGATGAAGTTAAAAATGCAAAACAAGTATCAAAACTAAGTGCCTCATCACAAGAAATGAAAGACTTAGAAATAGCATATAAAGTAGCATCTTTGACTAAATCAAACTGCGTAGTTTATGTAAAAAACTCTGCTATGGTAGCTGTGGGTATGGGTATGACTTCAAGAGTGGACGCAGCAAAAGCAGCTCTTAGAAAAGCAGCCGATATGGGACTAGATGTAAGTGGAGCATGTTTGGCTAGTGAGGCATTTTTCCCTTTTAGAGACTCTATAGACGAAGCACAAAAAGCTGGTGTTAAATGTGTAATAGAACCAGGTGGAAGCGTAAGAGATGATGAAGTTATACAAGCTGCTGATGAGTATGGGATGAGCTTGTATTTTACGGGTGTAAGACACTTTTTACATTAA
- the purL gene encoding phosphoribosylformylglycinamidine synthase subunit PurL: MQKPQTVEEIALAHKLSLEDLEHIRKILGRDPNVVEIGIFSAMWSEHCSYKSSKKYLRGFPVSAPWVIQGPGENAGVIDIGDGYAAVFKMESHNHPSFIEPYQGAATGVGGILRDVFTMGARPVAGLNSIRFANIEGNSETAKKHRYLLRGVVAGIGGYGNCMGVPTVGGETSFEDCYAGNNLVNAFTLGLAKADEIFYGKAEGIGNPVMYVGSKTGRDGLGGAVMSSASFDDDSASKRPTVQVGDPFTEKLLLEACLELFKADLIVGIQDMGAAGLTSSSFEMAGRSGSGMIMHLDKVPAREEGMTPYDFMLSESQERMLICAKKGCEQAIIDIFEKWELDVAVIGEVTDTGNMELFWHGEKCAEIPVQPVSEEAPVLDRPIAKPKYLETVADVKMDKNISNQEAYDALMSDIEVVDKSWIYSQYDSMVQTNTIKGPGSLDASVIRVKETGRAIAMSSDCNTRFCYINPKLGAAAAVMQSGRNVATSGARPLAITDNLNFGNPQNPEVMWQFKECCEGIKDACLALNTPVTGGNVSLYNETNGVSIFPTPTICMVGVNADANKVLPSKLLGDGNALYIIGDTKSEFGGSLYMKKFYGVVGGVHPEVDFTKEMKLWDLIIKANEKSLLKSAKDIGVGGLAVSLSKMACIGGKGVDVKVELKESNDLFSETLSRAIVEVTPHNVKEFEALANEIGIKVYRVGTVGGDKIKINDIEADLTNVSKVYFNRFKEVVEQDL, translated from the coding sequence ATGCAAAAACCTCAAACAGTAGAAGAGATAGCGTTAGCTCATAAATTAAGTTTAGAAGATTTAGAACACATTAGAAAAATCTTAGGTCGTGACCCAAATGTGGTAGAAATCGGTATATTTTCAGCTATGTGGAGTGAACATTGCTCATACAAATCAAGTAAAAAATATCTAAGAGGCTTTCCTGTGTCTGCTCCATGGGTTATCCAAGGTCCAGGTGAAAATGCAGGAGTTATCGATATTGGTGATGGATATGCAGCAGTATTTAAAATGGAATCACACAACCACCCAAGCTTTATAGAGCCTTATCAAGGTGCTGCTACAGGTGTTGGAGGGATTTTAAGAGATGTATTTACTATGGGTGCAAGACCAGTTGCAGGGCTTAATTCTATCAGATTTGCAAATATTGAAGGCAATAGTGAAACAGCTAAAAAACATAGATACCTATTAAGAGGTGTTGTTGCTGGAATTGGTGGGTATGGTAACTGTATGGGTGTGCCAACAGTTGGTGGAGAGACATCTTTTGAGGATTGTTATGCAGGAAATAACCTAGTAAATGCATTTACTTTAGGTCTTGCAAAAGCTGATGAGATTTTCTACGGTAAAGCTGAAGGTATAGGCAACCCTGTAATGTATGTAGGAAGTAAAACAGGTCGTGATGGACTAGGTGGGGCTGTTATGAGTAGTGCGTCATTTGATGATGATAGTGCTAGTAAAAGACCAACTGTTCAAGTGGGTGACCCATTTACTGAAAAACTTTTACTTGAAGCTTGTTTAGAGTTATTTAAAGCTGATTTGATAGTAGGTATCCAAGATATGGGTGCAGCTGGACTAACTTCTAGCTCATTTGAGATGGCTGGAAGAAGTGGCAGCGGTATGATAATGCACCTTGACAAAGTTCCAGCAAGAGAAGAAGGGATGACTCCTTATGATTTCATGCTAAGTGAGTCTCAAGAAAGAATGCTTATTTGTGCTAAAAAAGGGTGTGAACAAGCTATTATTGATATATTTGAAAAATGGGAACTTGATGTTGCAGTTATCGGTGAAGTTACTGATACTGGTAATATGGAGCTATTTTGGCATGGTGAAAAATGTGCAGAAATTCCAGTTCAGCCAGTAAGTGAAGAAGCACCAGTACTAGATCGTCCTATAGCAAAACCAAAATACTTAGAAACGGTAGCAGATGTAAAAATGGATAAAAACATCTCAAATCAAGAGGCTTATGATGCACTTATGAGTGATATTGAAGTTGTTGATAAAAGCTGGATTTATTCACAATACGATTCAATGGTACAAACAAACACTATAAAAGGTCCTGGAAGTCTTGATGCAAGTGTAATCAGAGTAAAAGAGACAGGTCGTGCGATTGCCATGAGTAGTGATTGTAACACAAGATTTTGTTATATAAACCCAAAACTAGGAGCTGCAGCAGCTGTTATGCAAAGTGGTAGAAATGTAGCTACAAGTGGTGCAAGACCTCTAGCAATTACAGATAACCTAAACTTTGGTAACCCACAAAATCCTGAAGTTATGTGGCAGTTTAAAGAGTGTTGCGAAGGCATAAAAGATGCTTGTTTGGCACTTAATACTCCTGTAACTGGCGGAAATGTATCTCTTTATAATGAAACAAATGGTGTAAGTATATTCCCAACTCCAACTATTTGTATGGTGGGTGTAAATGCTGATGCAAACAAAGTACTACCAAGCAAACTTTTAGGTGATGGAAATGCACTTTATATCATAGGTGACACAAAAAGCGAATTTGGTGGCTCACTTTATATGAAAAAATTCTATGGAGTAGTTGGTGGAGTTCACCCTGAAGTTGACTTTACTAAAGAGATGAAGCTTTGGGATTTGATAATCAAAGCAAACGAAAAAAGCTTACTAAAATCTGCTAAAGATATAGGTGTAGGCGGACTTGCCGTGAGTTTATCAAAAATGGCTTGTATCGGTGGAAAAGGTGTAGATGTAAAAGTAGAGTTAAAAGAAAGCAACGATTTATTTAGCGAAACTTTAAGTAGAGCAATAGTTGAAGTAACTCCACACAATGTAAAAGAGTTTGAAGCATTGGCAAACGAAATAGGTATCAAAGTATATAGAGTTGGAACTGTAGGTGGAGATAAAATCAAAATTAACGATATAGAAGCTGATTTAACAAATGTAAGCAAAGTATATTTCAACAGATTTAAAGAAGTAGTAGAACAAGACCTATAA